Proteins from a single region of Ischnura elegans chromosome 2, ioIscEleg1.1, whole genome shotgun sequence:
- the LOC124174157 gene encoding cyclin-dependent kinases regulatory subunit-like yields the protein MPVDEIFYSDKYQDDLYEYRHVILPADIARHVPKSHLMTETEWRNLGVQQSPGWVHYMMHTPEPHILLFRRRRTDIPNRPVESRQPIQC from the exons ATGCCTGTGGATGAGATATTTTACTCGGACAAGTACCAGGACGACCTGTACGAGTATAG gCATGTGATTCTGCCTGCAGACATTGCCCGGCATGTCCCCAAGTCACATCTAATGACGGAGACCGAGTGGCGAAATCTTGGAGTTCAGCAAAGTCCTGGATGGGTTCATTATATGATGCACACTCCTG AACcacatattttactttttcgcCGACGAAGAACAGACATCCCTAATCGACCAGTTGAGTCACGTCAACCAATTCAATGTTGA